The Acinetobacter lwoffii genomic sequence CTCACCTTGACTGCTGATGAAAACGGATTAATTGAAACCAGTCGGGCGCATGGAAAAGTGAGCTACGATACCGGATTTGTCAGTATTTACTTTTATACCAAAACCAAAATCACTGAAGCCAACCGCTCCGAAATTATGGCCAATGACTGGTATGACCCGCTGTTGGAATATCAGGAAGGGGTAGATACTTATATCAACATCCCGGTATGGGTGGATGCCTCCTCGGTACGGTATAACGCAGTGGCTTATACCTATATTCCGCTAGATTCTGAAATTTTAGGTCTATCAGCAACCCGCTTACCACTAGATGGACGTGTTCCGATTTTCCGAGTTGGGGATATTGGTATTGTTAGTTCCAGTAAGTCTTTTGAACTACCAGATGAAGTCGCAGGTAAGATTTATGAATTACCGGATCAGCGTATCTCATGGGCTGAACTCGAAGATGCCGGCGGGATCAAGATTCCCTTTGATATGTACTCAATTGACTATGATTACGGCAAGCTGACTTTAGGTGGGGATTTTGCCCTAAATAATTTAAGTGCACCTCTCACACTGCGCTATCGCTATCAAGATATGCTGTTGATCAGGGATGTGCAGATCAATGGCCAGATCACCTTTACCAAGCCGCTGACACATAACTATGATCATGAAGATACTGTGGTAGGTTCAGCACTGGTGATTGACGACATGCAATCACGTTATACCGGCAAGTTTGTACAAGAGACCTGGAATAGTATCTGGAATGATCAGCCTTCTGAGGGAGCCATATCTGCAAACTATAATGATGCCTTGTATCCGATTGAAGTAACCAACAAGGGAGCAATTCAGGAAAGATGGGCACTTGTCTTTATCTCAGAAACCACTTTCAGAATTGTAGGTGAAACAACTGGCCAGCTAGCCGGCACCGGTTCAACCAATGCGGATTGTGCCCCAATCAATCCGGTCACCAATTCACCTTACTTTATTGTAAAAAGAGAAGGATGGGGGGCAGGCTGGACCAGCGGCAACGTACTGCGTTTCAATACGATTGCGGCCATGTTTCCGGTGTGGGTGATCCGTACGGTAAAACAGTCAGAACCAACGGTATTATCAGATGAATTCCAGATCATGCTGCGTGGCGATATTGATCGCGTCGTTTAAAACCTAAATCAAATATGACCGCTTTAAGCGGTCTTTTTTATGGAATAAATAATATGGTCACAGGCAAAACAGTCAAGTTCTTCACTTCAAAAAACAATAGTGCTCCACAGCTGCTTAATGTGCAGGGTTCAATGCTTGCTCTGCTGGATGCATGTTTAGTTTCAGGCATTCAGGTAGGCACGGTGGCATCACTGACGGCTAGCGGCACCACAGCAACAGCGACTTTTGGTATGACACACAACCTGATGAAGCATCAGATCATTCGGATCAGTGGGGCCAATCAAGCTGAATTTAATGGTGACTTTAAGATCAAGCAGATTGTAAATACCAATACCATCACGTTTGAATTGAATACATCAGCAACGGTCGCCAATGCCACGGGGACAATTAACTGTTTGCTTACACCACTTGGCTTTGAAAAGCCATTCTCAAGCACAACTGCCTTAGGTGGCGGCCGAGCCGCTTTCCGCTCGAAAGATGAATCTTTACCAAACCGGCCATTTTTACGTGTCGTTGATGAGCGGATTTCAAGCTATAGCAACAATTACGCAAAATATGCCAAGGTTGGCATTGTCGAGAACATGACTGATATTGATACCATGACCGGGGTGCAAGCTCCCTACATTGCTTCAGCGCCCGCGCGCAACTGGAATCCGACTGGAAGTGGGCTGAATATCAAAAATGGCTGGGCTAAGTGGTATTACTGCTCAGCAGGTGAAAGTAATACTGATAGCACCAATCTTGCTGATTTTTCAATTGCAGCAGGCGATTGGCTGGTGGTGGGTACTGATACTGGCTTCTACATTATGAATTCAGTAAATAATGATATGAGTATCCTGGAGGATGAAAAGAAATTAGCTTACTGTTACGGCTTTGGCGCGTTTGAACAAATTGCAGATGATGATCTTTTTACTCATTATCTTTTGGCAACAAATATCTGGGAAGCGGTACAGAATATTGGCTATCGAGCATCCTATAATACCAATGGTATTTCAATTGGTTCTGAAGATAGTGATGTCGCAACATCTGGTCGAAGTGTTTTTTTACAGCGCGGTTATAAAAAGTCAGCATATGCTCAGGCTACTGGTCGCAAAGTGACAATAGAATTATCACCCGTTGTAAGTGGTAATACCAGTGGTTATTCAGTATCAGCAGATGGAATTGGCGGGGTTATATTGCAATCTCCATTGATTATGGAGATTTTAAATTCATCACAGTTTTTACCCCGCGGTTTTTTACCACTGATTAAGACTATTCCTCATAAAACGTTATATGCCGATTTACAATTAGTGGAACAATCTGGTCGCGTATTCATCGCAAAAGATATCTACGGTGATTCTAATTACTCCAAAGGACTGGTCATGTTTGATCTAGGAGAAGCCTAATGGCAATCAAGATGGATCAGCCAATTACCCTGGTATTTAAAAACAATATTGCCTTCAAAACAGCGGATGCCAAATCAATTAAGGGTCAGGTGCAGGAAAAAAAAGTTCCGCTACCTTGCCGGGTACGCCTGTTTGAACGTAAGTCAGGTCAGTTAATGGCTGAAGTGGCGACTGACAATCAGGGGCATTATGCCTTTTATAATTTAAATGATGAGGAGCGATTCTTTATTGTCGCCCATCACCCAAGGCTTCAGTTTAACGCAGTCATTCAAGATAATGTGGTGCCAAAATGATTACTCCTTCCTTAAATGCCGGGCTTTCGATGCTGCAGGCATTAACCTTATTTATCGACCAAGGTAGCGCAAATGCTACCTTTGTTTTTTATGATGACAGTAAACCTGCAGATACCACCGTTCCAGCGAATGAGTCAGCTCGGCTGGTGACTATGGAATTACCTAAACCTAGTTTTAAACGGCTGAAAAATACGAGCATTGAGTTATATCCCACTGGTGAAGGCACCATTGTTAAGACAGGAAAAGCCGTCTGGGCGCGTCTTTATAATGGCGAGGGAATAGCTGTAATGGACTTTGATTGCACTGTTGATATGGCACTTGATACCGTTGATCTGGTGATAGGGGCTTCATACGATCTGGACTCAATTGAATTCTTCCCATCAGTTTAATGAGGTGAGCATGTGTCGAACTATACGCCACCGGATGCACATAATTTAATTCTCGACTTTGATGAGCCAGCAACCAGCTCGACAAATTTAAATTTTGGGGATTCTGTCAGTAGTAATACCGTTTCGGCCTGGGTGGGGGTAAGGCTCACAAGCCAGATCCATGGCAAGCAGATTGGCTCAGCCAAAGATCAGGTGTTGGCCACGATCAAAACTGGCATTAATGTACAGATTAGTGGCAAGCAGACGATCAACTACCTGCGAAAAGTCAGGGCAGTCATTAATA encodes the following:
- a CDS encoding carboxypeptidase regulatory-like domain-containing protein, translated to MAIKMDQPITLVFKNNIAFKTADAKSIKGQVQEKKVPLPCRVRLFERKSGQLMAEVATDNQGHYAFYNLNDEERFFIVAHHPRLQFNAVIQDNVVPK